From the genome of Gemmatimonadaceae bacterium, one region includes:
- a CDS encoding YbdD/YjiX family protein, translated as MNRLTALVSGIARTLRAMLGVPDYERYMSHCQSHHPDTKPMTKDQFAADLLERKYSRPGTRCC; from the coding sequence GTGAATCGACTAACCGCTCTCGTCTCCGGGATCGCGCGCACTTTGCGCGCGATGCTCGGCGTGCCCGACTACGAGCGATACATGTCGCATTGCCAAAGTCATCATCCGGATACGAAACCGATGACGAAGGATCAGTTCGCGGCGGACCTCTTGGAAAGGAAGTACAGCAGGCCGGGTACTCGCTGCTGCTGA